The window GCATGCCGAACTTCGTGTCGAGTTCGCGGACGACGACCTCGCCGGCGTCCTTGTTCAGCTTGGCAGCGAGCGAGTCGCGCACGGAGAGACGAGAGGGAGTCGCGTCCTCGTGAGAGACCTCGAACCGGACGTCCGTCCGGTGCAACATGGGATTCTCGTCCTCCGCGATGATGTCGAT of the Halomicrobium salinisoli genome contains:
- a CDS encoding 30S ribosomal protein S24e, with translation MEIDIIAEDENPMLHRTDVRFEVSHEDATPSRLSVRDSLAAKLNKDAGEVVVRELDTKFGMRKTVGHAKVYDDADQARDVEQDHMLERNKIVADGEAEEEAEEA